Within the Gossypium raimondii isolate GPD5lz chromosome 12, ASM2569854v1, whole genome shotgun sequence genome, the region AAATTGTATCCTTTGCTTCAAGACGGGTTCAGTCCTGCTCAAGAGGAATCGTTCAAGCATTCCGTTTCAGATTTGAGGAAGACGGCAGAGAAACTATCGCAAGGGCTGGATAATCTTTCAAAGGTAGTAGATGACTTTTTCAAAATAGTTTTGTCTGGGCGTGATGCTTTGCTTTGTAATCTAAGAGCAGGTTGTACTTCCCCAAATTCAGTTCTGGGAAGAAACACCGACGAGCGAAGTGTGAGGTGAATCATGAATGAAGTAGAGCTAAACTCTTCTGTATACAGATGGTTTAGGTATGAGACCTTCTGTTTTCTAACTAATAGGGATATGCAACCTTGTTTGGGTAATGAAAGTATTTATTGTGCGAGTTGTAAGGTGTGTTATACTATAGTACTTGGTTGTACATGTATTTGGACCATCCTATGTCAAATGCTATATAAAAAGGGCTTATGTTTGTTTGCAAATGCTTGCTTCTTATTGTTATCAATCACCATTTCCCTAGGATATCACTTATAAATGTCTCTATTCTCATTGCAGTTCAGGCCATTTTTGACATATATAACATGTTTTCTGAAGTAAAACATTAGGTGGATGATATGTTCGGATCtgggtttttttaattaatatatgcattatttttctttcatctggatattattctatttctttttcctcagAGTCATTCTCAAGGATGATATCTTCATTTGACAGCACACCAAGCTTAGCTCTGACCATTTTCATGATCCCTGGCTTGAGTGCTTAAGAGATCCTCAGGTTGTATCTATTATGGTAATATGAAGAGATAAAAGTAacatttagtccttgaacctgGTAGCATTTTTCAGTTTTGGTCCATGTGATGACTCAcctaaaaattataacttttaataaaaaaattaggtgaTCATGTGGTATATTATCACAGGGATCAAAATTGGGAAAAGTTGTCAAGTTTCAAGTCTAATatggaataaaaaaagtttcGGGACTAATTTGAGAAAAGTAGTTAACTGGGAAGATAGTATGAATTGCATGTTTAATCAGTTGGATAGTATTGTTGCAGATGCAGCGGCTGGTGGTACTATATATACTATTCTTTGATAGAATGGTCCATGGGACTGACCACCGTCCGAGAGCCTGGTGGCTAGTGCAGATTGGCACTTGACCATGGCTTGCTGCCTTTTGGTCAAAGGACTTGGAGCCATCTTAAATGGCTCTTATTGGCCGAAAGAAAGCAAAAGCTTTAATGGCTTTTGGGGTTATGGCTATGGATTTACGAGTGGTTAGAATCGGACCAAAccggtttttaagttaaatggCAATAGGTGGTAGAGTTGATTTATAATTtgtcaacatttttttttataaatttttaattattgttgaataaatatttaaataaattgaattagaaattaGTGATACAATTTTGGATACATTAATTGTTGGTTTTAGTTGATCTGATATAACATCATCTGCTATCTGCTTATCCTGGAAATGCGATGGTGGAATTATGATGCAacattcattaaaattaaataaaaaagaagctGCAGTTCAGACTCATCTTATACACTAATAGTATGTAGAAATTCTTTTGGATGATTTGTTCTCGTTTAATtctacataaaattatatactgattctattaattgatataatataaaaattttgatgttaaatCATTTCCTCAGTATCAACTTGTGCATGTGAACTCATATTTCTTAGTATCAAACTTGTAATCTTCTGTTTAACtattctttatatttaaaagtaaaatgtaataatttaattaaattattcgatctaaaattattacattattattagtttaatataaaattaaatatgtaaacCTGGATTCAAAAGAGGagttaatacaaaataaaaataaaattttaatttgatttttctaaaaattaataaaataatcaaaatagatTCTATAATCTCACTGGAACTTCATTACTCCAAGACGAGAATAACTTCGAGTGTGACGAGCTTTAGACAAAAATCATCTCTTTCCACAGCGATTAACCCAATGCAGAATAGAATCCAAATTTTATTACTGCGGCATTTAATCTTTAGCACCTTTAAGAATAAtccaaatgaaaaagaaaaaaaccatcaaaatcaaataacaCAGAAAGAAGAAAACTGTGTCAGAAAGTTGAAATCTTCACGAGAAAAGCTCTTTATTTCCAGTTCAAAAGGTCCCACTCATGACTTTTATCATCTTTggaataattttgaaaattaatagtAAACCCTAGACGAAATTTTCTCTCTGAATTTTGCAggaaaaatattgttttttttttttgggtggtTGGAGTTTGGGTCCGGGTTGAGCTAAAATTCGGATCCAGAAAGCATGTCAATAGAATCAAGGTCTGGGTCAGCTGATCATGGTATCAAAGGAGTAGCAACTCATGGTGGAGGCTATATTAAGTATAATGTTTATGGTAGCCTTTTTGAAGTTTCCAGAAAATATGTTCCTCCTATTCGCCCCGTCGGTCGTGGTGCTAATGGTATTGTCtggtaagaaattaaaaaaggggttaattttgctattttgattgagtttttgtttatttcatgatctgggtttttcttttatcttgaGGTTGCATAcgataatgttttttttttatatagtttctTGATTTTAGTAAGTTATTTTTAGATTGATTGAGCTTTGCTGTTGGATTTTGGATTCTTTTGAGAGGGGTTTCGAAGTGTTGGTCATCCAGAGCTAATGGATCGTATAATGAGTCGGTATCATTTCTGAGTCAAGTCGAAGTTTTGTCTTCAGACACTAGAGAACTTGAATGCTTGAAAAAGTCGAGTGATACAGGTTCACAGAATAAGAGTGCCTTACTAGGTCGGACTTTGCGTGGTGCACAAAGCTTGACCAAGTGGTATCGCTCCTCCCTTCTAGTGACCTATATCCTATAGCTTAGGTTTAAACCTTATCATTGGCAAATGGCCACAATTTCCTTTGGGAGGTGACCATATGCCATGTACAGTTCGACCCAGTAGCAAGGCACTTTGGCTCTATAACCTATGCTCTAGACGGTCTCTTCAAGCACTTAGGCTTTCCGCAGGGTCACGAGACAAAATCTCGACTCAACCCGAGGACAATACTAGCCTATTGAGGTGTCCAATGACTTTGGACGGGCGACACTTTGAAAACTTATTTGGAAGGAGCCGGCTTTCCCTTGGCAAGCTTATTTCATggtgaattaatttaatgaattgaCTGACCTTAGCCTTTGGTTACTTTCATGTAGTGTTGCCTTCTAAATGAAAAATGCATCTAAAGCTCAAGTTTTGGCTGTATTAAGGCTTGCTGTCTTTATGTTATTAATAATATGAAGCTAAGATGCCATTGTTGCTTGTTAAGTGCTCGGTAGAAATGCTAGAGAAACAAATTTACAGAGTACTATTTCAATCATTCTTTTCATACTTTCTCTTGAATGCATTGGCTATGTTTATATAGAGACTATCTTATGACTAACTGCTTATTAAACTGACTAACAGACTCTATAACAGACTAACAATTGTAACAACTTATACTACTTATACTACTGTTAACATTCACCCAACTTCTCAAGAGGTAAGACCGAAGCAAATTTTGAAATCGAGCAAACAACGAGGCATACAAAGGTTTAGTGAGAATATCTGTAACTTGATTACAGGCCGGAACCTCACCGACAATGAGAGACCCAGCAGCCACCTTTTTGCACACAAAAAACAAGTCAAGCTCCACATGCTTGAACTTAGAGTGTAATACTGGATTAGCTATAACGGCTACAACACTTGAATTATCACACCAAATTGTCAGAATGTCAGAAGAACGAACTTTTAACTCTGTCAACAGAGAAACCAACCACCGCAGCTAAACTTCGATACTCAGCTTCTGCTGTAGACCTGGAGACAACTTGCTATTTCTTAGAACACCATGACACAGGCGTATGACCAAAATACACACAAAACCCTTTAGTGGATCTTCGATCATCAAAATCAAGTCCCCAGTTGGCATCAGCATATCCAACTAACGACAATCGATCAGACGAACAAAAAACTAGCCCATGAGTGATGGTACCAtgtaaatatctcaaaatacgtTTCAACGCAACCAAGTGAACCGTAGTAGGTGCATGCATAAACTGAAAGACATGATTTACAGCGTAAGTAATATCGGGTCTCGTCAGGACAACATATTGAAGAGCTCCAGCTAGACTCCTGTATTGTAGGATCAGCAAGACGATCACCTTCATCTTTGGACAATGTTGAAGAACTAACCATTGGCTTATGCACACTCTTGGCATTAGTCAACGAACTTCGGTGAAGAAGATCTCGAATGTACTTACGCTGGCATAAATGCAGACTGCCATTAGAAGACCGACCGACTTCAACCCCTAAGAAATAATGAAGATCACCCATATCCTTTAGAGAAAACTTGCGATGTAATTGCTCAGTAGAAACACTAGAGAAACAAATTTACAGAGTACTATTTCAATTATTCTTTTCATACTTTCTCTTGAATACATTGGCTATGTTTATATAGAGACTGTCTTATGACTAACTGCTTATTAAACAGACTAACAGACTCTATAACAGACTAACAATTGTAACAACTTATACTACTTATACTACCGTTAACATTGCTCCTCTGTTTGTTCTTTTTAGTGCCGCCGTGAATTCAGAGACACGAGAGGAGGTTGCTATCAAGAAAATCGGCAATGCATTCGACAACAGGATCGATGCCAAGAGGGCATTGCGAGAGATCAAGCTTCTTCGTCACATGGATCATGAGAATGTAAGTGTACTTTTAGCTCTACAATTTAACATGCTTCACCTATTCGATGGATGTTTTGAAAATGTCGTTTAAGTCAATAAAACCGTAAACGTTATGCTCCTTGCATGCTACAAGGGGTCAGCTTTAATCTTCTTGTTGATTCAATTTCCATAGGAAGATATTCGATTTTTGAAGATAgttttaactataaaacaagGACTAAGCTTGTAATATTATGCATGATCTAAATGTTCATATCAGAAACTTTTTCCTATCGTATTTATCGATGCACCAATGGAGGAACAGGTTTATGTTAGTTTCTTACTCCTAGGCTCGACCAAAGTGGTTAATCTCCGATTGTGGAATTTATAGTTGAAATGGTCGGTCCTTTTCTTCTTCAGGTGATCGCCATTAAAGACATCATACGGCCTCCATTAAAGGAGGACTTTAATGATGTCTACATTGTTTATGAACTTATGGACACCGATCTTCATCAAATCATACGATCTAACCAGTCGTTGACGGATGATCATTGTCGGGTTGGTACCAATATTCCTACCGTTTATTGTGTTATTTAGATAGAaacattatttgatttctgtAGGCAAATTAGAAACCGGACGATTGTTGATTATGCATTGTTAGTTTTGCAGTACTTCCTATATCAGGTTTTACGAGGGCTGAAATACGTACATTCAGCAAATGTTTTGCACCGTGATTTAAAACCGAGTAATTTGCTTCTGAATGCGAATTGTGACCTTAAAATCGGAGATTTCGGACTTGCGAGGGCAACATCTGAAACTGATTTTATGACAGAATATGTAGTTACTCGTTGGTACCGGGCACCAGAACTGCTTCTGAATTGTTCTGAATACACTGCCGCAATTGATATTTGGTCGGTGGGTTGTATTCTCGGTGAAATCATGACTACACAACCCCTCTTCCCCGGAAAAGACTATGTGCATCAGTTGAGGCTTATCACAGAGGTATGTTATCTACGATCTCCCGAGAAACTACCCGAAAGCTCTTCGGATGGTCTGTTACTAGTGGCCCCTTTATTATAAGGTTTTCAGTTcgattttgctttgcatgcaaaatgCATTATCTCGGACCTGTTTAGCTTAATTCTGTAAAATCAACATTGACTTACCTTCCTGCGTGATCGTTATTTGCTTGCTCTTTTCTAGTGCTGTTTTTTCTTTGACACTACGTAATTTCCTTTTCCTTGGAATATAGCTTATAGGTTCACCCGATGATTCTAGTCTTGGTTTCCTTCGAAGCGAGAACGCTAGAAGATATGTTAGACAGCTTCCGCAATATCCAAAGCAAAATTTTTCTGCTAGATTTCCTAACAGCTCGTCTGGTGCTGTCGATTTGCTCGAGAAGATGCTTATCTTCGATCCCCATAGGCGCATTACGGGTACTATAAATTGCTTATTTCTTTATGCTACTTCAAAATAGCACTGTTCCAAGTTTCTTTCAAGCAAAAGTTCCGATCCCATGCTTAGTTCGGAACAAGCATCGGGAAATCGAACCAAATCATCTCTTATCCTCCTTTTGCTAACATCCTTTTTCGTTGCAGTCGAAGAGGCTCTATGCCACCCGTACTTGGCACCTTTCTACGACATCAACGAAGAGCCCATTTGCCCGAGGCcgttcaattttgattttgagcaaCCGTTGTTTACCGAAGAAATCATCAAGGAGCTCATCTATAGAGAATCTGTAAAGTTCAATACAGAACCAATTCATTGAGACTTTTGTGTGTTTGTATATGCCATTTAAGGGTAAAACTAAAATGGAGCTTTTGTACTACGAGTCATGTTATATTTTgcttcttttattaaaaaaataaacaaattagtcTGTGTATCTTAAATTAAAGAACAAACCGAtcctttctattaaatttttatcaattttattgttaaaagcGATATAGATGACAATAATTAGACAGATTACATGTGACGTGCCATAGGTACTTTATATTAACATATAGAGActatttttaacagtagaaatggatgaatttttaatagaaagatcaatttattctttgatctaacgataaagattaatttactcatttttagtatgagacaaaatacaatttgacttttAGTACAAGAACTTCTATAATACTTTTGCTATGATTTAAGTGTActtagtgaatttttttaattcaatactTGGTGACTTTTGTAACATCCTCAAAACCCTTTGGTCGtaaataatatgagataaaatCTTAACGAAATAAGATATAAgatcaaaacaaatgaaagttGCAATATATCAAAAGAGAGTTAAATTAAGAAGCATGATATAATGTATTAAggaagggactaaattgtaaatatgcaaaaatttctATGGCACAAGTAtgaatgtaacacctctaaaattgatatataataaaagtagtaataaattgaataatgtataattgatttttcggtaaaatgagaaaatgataTAAAGATGATAAAGAGAATATtgaagataataataataataatgatgatgttggtgatgatgatgatgatgatgatgatgatgatgattaagAAGTAGGTTTTAGGATATTGATTTAAAGTAAAtgctaaattgtaaatatgtgaaaagtttTTGGCtcaagtgtaaatatttaaattttaggggATCGAAGTATAAAAATGAGAAAGTTAAAGGACCAAAAGTGAAAACAATCCAATTTACTAAGATATGGAATTGGCATgcagggaccaaattgaataggtgaagaattgtgagggactaaatcgtaacttaccaaattaagtgatgattcaaggatagaattttaaaatattataaaggaCAAAGTGGTCAATTAGCAAGAGAGAGAATTGTAGaatgtaatgatgatgttgatgatattttggtgatattttaattaattaatcagttaaatattattttattattattttacttagatatttattattattttatttagaaaatggtagaataaaaagaaaggaaggatGAAGGAAATTTATCATCCTTCCAACGTGAGTGAAAGGGTGagaaaggatttttttttctttacaatttagtcctttgccaTAAAAACTTACctttttatccaaaatttttgaaaattttagagaatATGTTCATCAATTTAGAAGCAATAAAATAGAAGATGAAAGTGGAGAAAATGAGAAGGAAAAGGAAGGAAAGTGGTGAAGATGAGAAATGCATGGAAATGAAAAAATTCTTGACAAAGGTAAGTTTCAAACTAAACCTACTTGTATTTCAATAGATTGAGTTAAAGATGTTTTGAGTGAGATGTACTTAATCTAAATACtagaaatagaaagtatttgatGAAGAATAGAGACTTAAAACACTAAATTGGTAAGAGAGAATGtgatttgtatggtgaaaagtacTAAGATTAAGAAATGAATATGTAATCTACACATAAGCATAAGTGTCTAAATTGTATAGTAATTAAAAGTATGGCAATTATGCGTGATTGAATGAAAGATagtacaaaagaaaatatttttattaaaacagtTTGGATAGCAGCAGTGACTTAACTTTGAAActtcaccaaaaattatagattagagattgaattaaatatgaaattaaaaattattgagtctagttttgagatatattaatttttgtgaaaCAAGGTCAGAGTGGATTCGagttcccctgttttgactttggaagatcatcaaaaattgtaaaaaaaattattagggGTTTAATCAAGaattttcaactaattttacTGGACATTTAATCAAGTTGTATATAAGTATCCTAGTAATATATATCACAAAACAATcctaatagaaaaaaaacaaatctaataataataacaacatcttaaaatgaaacaaaagggTTAATTCAAGACTAACCCCTCATTAATAGCTAAAAatccaatttaatcattaaaacaaaatcgaattttaatttagtcacaaaaataaaagaaattttaaattggtaaataattcatagaaatgttaaaaaaaatctaaaatttatcatttcatttaaaatttctgaaataatttattataaaaataatatttaccgATCCATCATTCTCCATTACAGGTGAGGCTGAAAAGAAGTGGTGCCCAACCGATAAAGTTAAATAAGTCCAAGGGTGACAttaatatattaagaaaaatccTTTGGATCTCATTTGGATTTATTTATtccataatttaaccaaaaaggGTTTGTTGCTTACATATTTCTGCCGACAGAAAATAACCTAAAAGTTTTGTCGGCCAAATGCACTAATATTAACAGATTAAGAAATCCAACTTGCTGATactattataaaacaaaaacatttttagatatttatttattagtataattttaccaaacCTTGAAGAATCAATTTGCAAATTCatccttaaaatttaaaatatataaataaaataataaaattaaaatattgttttaagtAAGTTTTTTcgttaatttagttattaattgAGGGAGTCGACTCTTTCCAGAAAAATCTTTAAAGTGCTGTCCATCGAGTAGTCAATCAATTCCCTAACAATTGAAAGTATTGTCCCTCAAAGGGTTTAGTTTTTTGTACTTTGTGGAGAGTGTATCATAGGCAACTACCCTGAGTAGatcatcaaataaatcaatTGAACTCGATTGGAACAGTACTTTAATTAAAGAATTGGTTtgtaatgtttttgaaatttaaggaCCAAAGTAAAATTGGCCAATAATTTTAAGAGGTTTGATGCAATTAACTCTTAAATTTTCCCCCTTATATCGGTGTTGGCTGGTTAGACTCAGGGTATTGCCTTGGTTACAGATATGGCTACTACACGTTTGCATATGGTGATGGTTCCATGGTCAGCTTTTGGTCACCTTATACCCTTCTTTCAACTCGCTTTACAATTAGCCAAAGCTGGTATCAAAGTCTCCTTCATATCAACTCCCGGAAACATTAAAAGACTGCCCAATGTTCCATCAAACATAGCAACCCTTTTAGACTTGTTGGTCTTTCCATTGCCAAACTTAGACGATGAGCAACAGCTGCCCGAAGGTTGTGAGGCGACTGTCGATATCCCTTTCGAGAAAATCCAGTATCTGAAGATTGCATACGATCTGCTTCGTCAACCGGTGAAGCAGTTCGTCATAGATCAAAAGCCAGATTGGATTTTGATCGATGTGATTCCTCATTGGATGGTGGAAATAGCTCAAGAACAACATATCCCTCTCATTAATTTCTCGGTTTTTTCGGCTTCAGTTTATAGTTTCTTTGTGAATCAGACGTTGACGAGGTCATCCCCGGAAAGTTTGATGTCACCGCCTGAGTGGTTTGGTTTTTCTTCTCCATTGCGTTATCCTAAATCCTTAGCTACTGCCATGCACGAAGGGTTTCATGGGGAGAATGCTTCCGGGATATCGGATGCTGACAGGGTTCACAAAATTTTACAAGCATCTAAAGCTGTTGCGTTTCGTACTTGCCCTGAATATGAAGCTGAGTACTTAAACGCATTCGAGAAGATAACCGGCAATGGCAGCAAACCAGTGTTTCCCATTGGTTTGCTACTACCAGAAAAACCCCAAGGAAGACAAACCGGTGAAATTTTTAGGTGGCTCGATGTTCAAAAGCCTAACTCAGTTGTGTTTGTAGGGTTCGGGAGCGAGT harbors:
- the LOC105763857 gene encoding mitogen-activated protein kinase 4, which encodes MSIESRSGSADHGIKGVATHGGGYIKYNVYGSLFEVSRKYVPPIRPVGRGANGIVCAAVNSETREEVAIKKIGNAFDNRIDAKRALREIKLLRHMDHENVIAIKDIIRPPLKEDFNDVYIVYELMDTDLHQIIRSNQSLTDDHCRYFLYQVLRGLKYVHSANVLHRDLKPSNLLLNANCDLKIGDFGLARATSETDFMTEYVVTRWYRAPELLLNCSEYTAAIDIWSVGCILGEIMTTQPLFPGKDYVHQLRLITELIGSPDDSSLGFLRSENARRYVRQLPQYPKQNFSARFPNSSSGAVDLLEKMLIFDPHRRITVEEALCHPYLAPFYDINEEPICPRPFNFDFEQPLFTEEIIKELIYRESVKFNTEPIH
- the LOC105763861 gene encoding putative UDP-rhamnose:rhamnosyltransferase 1 → MATTRLHMVMVPWSAFGHLIPFFQLALQLAKAGIKVSFISTPGNIKRLPNVPSNIATLLDLLVFPLPNLDDEQQLPEGCEATVDIPFEKIQYLKIAYDLLRQPVKQFVIDQKPDWILIDVIPHWMVEIAQEQHIPLINFSVFSASVYSFFVNQTLTRSSPESLMSPPEWFGFSSPLRYPKSLATAMHEGFHGENASGISDADRVHKILQASKAVAFRTCPEYEAEYLNAFEKITGNGSKPVFPIGLLLPEKPQGRQTGEIFRWLDVQKPNSVVFVGFGSECKLSKEQTHEIAYGVELSGLPFLWALRKPHWAFNELDALPCGFQERTRGRGMVCIGWAPQLEILGHSSIGGSLCHAGWGSIIETLQFGHSLVVLPFVIDQPLNARLLVDKGLGVEIERSEDGSFSRDDIAKALRLAMVSAEGEKLRIQTREAAQVFGNRDLHDSYFNRFVEYLKENGAAN